A single region of the Thermoanaerobacterium aotearoense genome encodes:
- the pfkA gene encoding 6-phosphofructokinase has product MRTIGVLTSGGDAPGMNAAIRAVVRCGIYNGLTVKGIMRGYQGLIDDEIEDMTLSSVGDIIQRGGTILRTARSAEFKTKEGRAKAAEVLKKHNIEGLVVIGGDGSFRGAQLLSNEHGVNTIGIPGTIDNDIPCTDYTIGFDTACNTAIDAINKIRDTATSHERANIIEVMGRNAGYIALYAGLAGGAEIIIIPEVKFDIDEVCEKISYGIKRGKLHHIIVLAEGVMSGLELSKMIQERLPKLDLRHTTLGHIQRGGAPTVMDRVIASQMGSRAVELLLENKSQRIISIRNNQIVDDDIDTALAMKKEFNLKLYELSKILSI; this is encoded by the coding sequence ATGAGAACAATAGGAGTTTTAACAAGTGGTGGAGATGCACCAGGCATGAATGCTGCCATAAGGGCAGTGGTAAGATGCGGCATATATAACGGGCTGACAGTAAAAGGCATCATGAGAGGCTATCAGGGGCTTATAGACGACGAGATAGAAGACATGACATTGTCATCAGTAGGTGACATAATTCAAAGAGGCGGTACAATACTTCGTACAGCCAGAAGTGCAGAATTTAAAACAAAAGAAGGAAGAGCCAAGGCTGCAGAGGTATTGAAAAAGCACAATATTGAAGGGCTTGTGGTCATAGGCGGAGATGGCTCTTTTAGAGGTGCACAGCTTTTAAGTAATGAACATGGTGTTAATACGATCGGTATTCCAGGCACTATCGACAATGACATACCGTGTACAGATTATACAATCGGTTTTGATACAGCTTGCAATACGGCTATAGATGCCATCAACAAGATTAGAGACACGGCAACGTCACACGAAAGAGCAAATATCATAGAGGTAATGGGAAGAAATGCTGGGTACATAGCGCTTTATGCAGGACTTGCTGGAGGAGCAGAGATTATAATAATACCGGAAGTCAAGTTTGACATAGATGAAGTGTGCGAAAAAATTTCGTACGGCATAAAGAGGGGCAAGCTGCATCACATAATTGTACTGGCAGAAGGTGTAATGAGCGGTCTGGAGTTATCAAAGATGATTCAAGAGAGACTTCCTAAGCTTGATTTAAGGCATACGACTTTGGGCCACATACAAAGGGGTGGCGCGCCTACTGTCATGGACAGAGTTATCGCAAGCCAAATGGGATCAAGAGCTGTAGAGCTTCTGTTAGAAAACAAATCTCAAAGGATAATAAGCATAAGAAATAACCAGATTGTGGATGATGATATAGACACTGCTTTGGCAATGAAAAAAGAGTTTAATTTAAAGCTTTATGAACTCAGCAAAATATTATCAATTTAA
- the pyk gene encoding pyruvate kinase: protein MRRTKIICTIGPASEKYEILKELIESGLNICRLNFSHGDHEEHGSRIDNIIKIREELKLPIAIMLDTKGPEIRTGRFKGGVAELKEGQTFTITSREIEGDNTICSVSYKGLPQDVERGSRILIDDGLVSLKVNDVKGEDIVCTVENSGTIGDHKGVNVPGTKLNLPAITQKDVDDIEFGIKKGIDMIAASFVRKAADVIAIRRLLEDNDAGHILIISKIENREGVENIDEIIKVSDGIMVARGDLGVEIPIEEIPIVQKRIIEKCNKAGKPVVTATQMLDSMIRNPRPTRAEVTDVANAILDGTDAIMLSGETAQGKYPVEAFKTMSKIAEKIETYINYKENLDKNVDYNISMTNAISHATCTTARDIGATAIITSTISGYTARMVSKYRPSAPIIAVTPNKDVARRLSIVWGVHPLISQEVNSTDEMIEVSVNTALNEGLIRNGDIVVISAGIPVATTGTTNMLKVHIVGDVIVKGTGIGTKSISGVVSIIRDPYKDKDKFREGDIIVAQKTERDYMPIIEKASAIITEEGGLTSHAAIVGLNYGLPVIVGCEGVTSKLKDGMTVTLDTARGLVYKGIVNIK from the coding sequence ATGCGTAGAACTAAGATAATATGCACGATTGGTCCTGCCAGTGAAAAATATGAGATATTGAAAGAGCTTATAGAAAGCGGTCTTAATATTTGCAGGTTGAATTTTTCACATGGGGATCATGAAGAGCATGGAAGCAGAATAGACAATATTATAAAGATTAGAGAAGAACTTAAGCTGCCTATTGCAATTATGCTTGATACAAAAGGGCCTGAAATAAGGACTGGCAGATTTAAAGGCGGTGTTGCAGAGCTTAAAGAAGGCCAGACATTTACGATAACATCAAGGGAAATTGAAGGAGATAACACTATTTGTTCTGTTTCATACAAGGGGCTTCCTCAAGATGTGGAGAGAGGTTCTCGCATATTGATTGATGACGGATTAGTATCATTGAAAGTCAATGACGTAAAAGGTGAAGATATAGTATGCACTGTGGAGAATTCTGGTACAATAGGTGATCACAAAGGTGTAAATGTACCTGGTACAAAGCTTAATTTGCCTGCCATAACGCAAAAAGACGTGGATGATATAGAGTTTGGAATAAAAAAAGGAATCGACATGATTGCAGCGTCTTTTGTCAGAAAAGCAGCAGATGTAATTGCCATAAGGAGATTGTTAGAAGACAATGACGCTGGCCATATACTTATCATATCAAAAATTGAAAATCGCGAAGGCGTAGAAAATATTGACGAAATAATCAAAGTCTCTGATGGCATAATGGTAGCCCGCGGCGATTTGGGTGTCGAAATTCCTATAGAGGAAATACCTATCGTTCAGAAAAGGATAATTGAAAAATGCAACAAAGCAGGTAAACCAGTAGTTACTGCTACACAGATGCTTGACTCTATGATAAGAAATCCAAGGCCAACAAGGGCAGAAGTAACAGATGTAGCCAATGCTATATTGGATGGCACTGATGCGATAATGTTGTCTGGTGAAACAGCGCAAGGCAAATATCCTGTAGAGGCTTTTAAGACGATGTCAAAGATAGCTGAAAAGATTGAGACGTATATAAATTACAAAGAAAATTTAGATAAAAATGTGGATTACAATATTTCTATGACAAATGCCATAAGCCATGCTACGTGCACTACCGCGAGAGATATAGGCGCAACTGCCATTATTACATCTACAATATCAGGTTATACTGCGAGAATGGTGTCTAAGTATAGACCGTCAGCACCTATAATAGCAGTGACGCCAAACAAAGATGTTGCAAGAAGGCTTAGCATCGTGTGGGGTGTACATCCATTGATATCACAGGAAGTCAATTCTACAGATGAAATGATAGAAGTATCAGTAAATACGGCTTTAAATGAAGGATTAATTCGAAATGGCGATATTGTAGTAATATCGGCAGGAATACCTGTCGCGACTACAGGCACAACAAATATGTTGAAGGTTCATATTGTGGGAGATGTAATAGTAAAAGGCACAGGCATAGGCACTAAATCCATAAGTGGTGTTGTTTCCATCATAAGAGATCCATACAAGGACAAAGATAAGTTCAGAGAAGGAGATATCATCGTTGCTCAAAAAACTGAAAGGGATTATATGCCTATAATTGAGAAGGCTTCAGCTATCATAACAGAAGAAGGTGGACTAACGTCCCATGCTGCAATAGTTGGATTGAACTATGGATTACCTGTCATTGTAGGCTGTGAAGGAGTAACTTCAAAGCTTAAAGATGGAATGACGGTAACTCTCGATACTGCCAGAGGATTGGTCTACAAAGGTATAGTGAATATAAAATAG
- a CDS encoding acyl-CoA thioesterase: MYTYDVKVRVRYGETDKMGIVYHANYLNWFEIGRTEFFRSLGMTYRELEQNNIMLPVIEASCKYFWPAEYDDVIIIKTKIGLLKGSRIRFEYDIMKEDGNKLLAQGMTEHPFTTLDRKPVNIKKALPHVYEMLNKCFEGV; encoded by the coding sequence ATGTATACTTACGACGTAAAAGTAAGGGTAAGATATGGCGAAACAGATAAAATGGGCATAGTGTATCATGCAAATTATTTAAACTGGTTTGAAATAGGAAGGACAGAATTTTTCAGATCTTTAGGCATGACTTATCGAGAATTAGAACAGAACAATATCATGCTTCCGGTGATAGAAGCCAGTTGCAAATACTTTTGGCCTGCAGAATATGATGATGTAATAATTATAAAGACAAAAATAGGTTTATTGAAAGGCTCAAGGATAAGATTTGAGTACGATATAATGAAAGAAGATGGAAATAAGCTTTTGGCACAAGGCATGACAGAACATCCATTTACGACACTTGACAGGAAACCTGTAAATATAAAGAAGGCTTTGCCACATGTTTACGAAATGCTGAATAAATGCTTTGAAGGTGTATGA
- the rlmD gene encoding 23S rRNA (uracil(1939)-C(5))-methyltransferase RlmD, giving the protein MQNLNIGDIYEVFIDNMAHEGQGVGRLDGIAVFVKGALKGEKVLAKIDEKHKNYLNAHVEEILEPSQERIMPKCQYADKCGGCMLQHLTYSGQLEFKKHVVEESLKRIGKIDASVFDTIGMSDPLHYRDKAEYPLSFRDGMVEGGFYASKSHEVIGIDSCMIQNSVSVDVMKTVVEWANDYKIAVYDKKTEKGILRHVITKIGFATKEVMVIIVANGRDIPHKKELVSRLKGNIENLKSVVLNVNKSNGKQVMGNKNIVIYCNDYITDFIGDKKFEISPLSFFQVNPVQTKVLYEKALEYADLKGDETVFDVYCGIGTISIFFAEYARKVYGIEVIPDAVEDAKRNAAINGIYNAEFIAGKAEDVMKKLFDKGLNPDVIVFDPPRKGLDKEVVKTSIDMNPKKIVYVSCNPTTLARDLRIFEDNGYKTKKVQPVDMFPYTHHVECVVLMSRV; this is encoded by the coding sequence TTGCAAAATTTAAACATTGGCGATATATACGAAGTATTCATTGACAATATGGCGCATGAGGGCCAGGGCGTCGGAAGATTAGATGGAATTGCTGTTTTTGTAAAAGGCGCTTTAAAAGGAGAGAAGGTCTTAGCCAAAATTGATGAAAAACATAAAAATTATTTAAATGCACATGTAGAAGAAATATTAGAGCCATCACAGGAAAGAATTATGCCTAAATGCCAATATGCTGATAAATGTGGAGGTTGTATGCTTCAACATTTAACATACAGCGGACAGTTAGAATTTAAAAAACATGTTGTTGAAGAAAGCTTGAAAAGAATTGGGAAAATTGATGCTTCTGTATTTGATACGATAGGCATGTCTGACCCACTGCATTACAGGGATAAAGCGGAATATCCATTGAGCTTTAGAGATGGCATGGTAGAAGGTGGATTTTACGCATCTAAATCACATGAAGTGATCGGCATAGATTCCTGCATGATTCAAAATAGCGTCAGTGTCGATGTGATGAAAACCGTTGTAGAATGGGCAAACGACTATAAGATTGCAGTTTACGACAAAAAAACTGAAAAAGGGATTTTAAGGCATGTGATAACAAAGATTGGTTTTGCAACAAAAGAAGTCATGGTTATCATTGTGGCAAATGGCAGAGACATTCCACACAAGAAAGAACTTGTAAGCCGGCTTAAAGGAAATATTGAAAACTTAAAAAGTGTTGTTTTAAATGTAAATAAAAGCAACGGAAAACAAGTCATGGGTAACAAAAATATTGTCATATATTGTAATGATTATATTACTGATTTTATTGGGGATAAAAAATTTGAAATATCTCCTTTGTCGTTCTTTCAAGTAAATCCGGTTCAAACCAAAGTATTGTATGAGAAAGCGTTGGAATATGCAGATTTAAAAGGCGATGAAACCGTCTTTGATGTGTACTGTGGCATAGGCACGATATCGATATTTTTTGCAGAATATGCAAGAAAAGTCTATGGTATAGAGGTAATACCAGACGCTGTAGAAGATGCGAAGCGAAATGCAGCTATAAATGGAATATATAATGCAGAATTCATCGCTGGAAAAGCAGAAGACGTCATGAAAAAACTTTTTGACAAAGGACTAAATCCTGACGTCATAGTGTTTGACCCACCAAGAAAAGGCCTGGACAAAGAGGTTGTGAAAACGTCCATAGATATGAATCCTAAAAAAATAGTTTATGTTTCTTGTAACCCGACTACATTGGCAAGGGATTTAAGGATTTTTGAAGACAATGGATATAAAACAAAAAAAGTACAACCGGTCGATATGTTTCCATACACACATCACGTTGAGTGCGTGGTATTGATGTCAAGGGTGTAG
- a CDS encoding glucan 1,4-alpha-glucosidase: MNRKLIKYLPVLFLASSVLSGCGNNNISSMKIERLNNVQAINGPGEADTWAKAQKQCVGTANNYTSKVWFTLADGAISEVYYPTIDTADVKNIKFFVTDGKTFVSDETKDTITKVEKFTEKSLGYKIINTDKVGRYKITKEVFTDVKRNSLIIKTKFEALKGNVDDYRLYVMCDPHVKNQGKYNEGYAVKANGNVALIAERDGIYTALSSDVGWKKYSIGYYKVNDIETDLYKNMQMTYNYNSARGNIIEGAEIDLKKNTQFEIVLSFGQSENEAVRTNMETLNDDYGSLKKAYIDEWEKYCNSLNDFGGKANSLYFNSMMILKASEDKTNKGAYIASLSIPWGDGQEDDNIGGYHLVWSRDLYHVANAFIVAGDTDSANRALDYLVKVVKDNGMIPQNTWINGKPYWTGIQLDEQADPIILSYRLKRYDLYESLVKPLADFIVKIGPKTGQERWEEIGGYSPATLASEVAGLTCAAYIAEENKDFESAKKYQEKADNWQRLIDSLTYTEKGPLGNGQYYIRIAGLPDPNADFMISIANGGGVYDQKEIVDPSFLELVRLGVKSADDPKILNTLKVVDETIKVDTPKGPSWYRYNHDGYGEMSKTELYHGTGKGRLWPLLTGERGMYEIAAGKDATSYVKAMENFANESGIISEQVWEDTGLPTDSASPLNWAHAEYVILFASNIEHKVLDMPDIVYKRYASK; the protein is encoded by the coding sequence TTGAATAGAAAACTTATAAAATACCTACCTGTATTATTTCTTGCATCCAGTGTGCTAAGCGGATGTGGAAACAATAATATATCAAGTATGAAAATTGAAAGATTAAATAATGTGCAAGCAATAAATGGCCCGGGAGAGGCCGATACATGGGCAAAAGCCCAGAAACAATGTGTAGGTACTGCAAACAACTATACTTCCAAAGTGTGGTTTACACTTGCAGACGGAGCGATATCTGAGGTTTACTATCCCACTATAGATACTGCTGATGTAAAAAATATTAAATTTTTTGTGACAGATGGAAAAACGTTTGTCTCTGACGAGACAAAAGACACAATAACCAAAGTAGAAAAGTTCACTGAAAAATCGTTAGGTTATAAAATCATTAACACAGATAAAGTTGGGAGATATAAGATAACTAAAGAAGTATTTACTGATGTAAAGCGAAATTCTCTCATAATTAAGACGAAATTTGAAGCTTTAAAAGGCAATGTTGATGATTACAGACTTTATGTAATGTGTGATCCTCATGTAAAAAATCAGGGCAAATACAATGAAGGATACGCAGTTAAGGCAAATGGCAATGTTGCGCTAATTGCTGAAAGAGATGGGATTTACACTGCATTGTCTTCTGATGTAGGCTGGAAAAAGTATTCGATAGGTTATTATAAAGTAAATGATATTGAGACCGATCTTTATAAAAACATGCAAATGACTTACAATTACAATAGTGCAAGAGGCAACATCATAGAAGGTGCTGAAATAGATCTTAAGAAAAATACTCAATTTGAAATCGTATTGTCTTTCGGACAAAGTGAAAATGAAGCGGTAAGGACAAACATGGAAACTTTAAATGATGATTATGGCAGTTTAAAGAAGGCGTATATAGACGAATGGGAGAAGTATTGCAATAGCCTTAATGATTTTGGCGGAAAAGCAAATTCACTGTATTTCAATAGCATGATGATATTAAAAGCCAGTGAAGACAAGACAAACAAGGGTGCTTATATAGCATCGCTATCAATCCCATGGGGTGATGGCCAAGAAGATGACAATATCGGTGGTTACCATCTTGTATGGTCACGAGATCTGTACCATGTAGCAAATGCATTTATTGTTGCTGGCGATACTGATTCGGCAAACAGAGCGTTGGATTATTTAGTCAAAGTAGTAAAAGACAATGGAATGATTCCACAAAATACATGGATAAATGGAAAGCCTTATTGGACAGGCATACAGCTTGATGAGCAGGCAGACCCAATAATATTAAGCTACAGGCTTAAAAGATACGATCTCTATGAAAGCCTTGTTAAGCCTTTGGCGGATTTCATTGTGAAAATAGGCCCTAAGACGGGACAGGAAAGATGGGAAGAAATAGGAGGATATTCACCAGCAACGCTGGCTTCAGAAGTAGCAGGACTTACATGTGCTGCGTATATAGCTGAAGAAAATAAGGATTTTGAATCTGCTAAAAAGTATCAAGAAAAGGCGGACAACTGGCAAAGGCTTATTGACAGCCTAACTTACACAGAAAAAGGTCCTTTGGGAAATGGTCAATACTATATAAGGATAGCAGGACTTCCAGATCCAAATGCTGATTTCATGATAAGCATAGCGAATGGCGGTGGTGTATACGACCAAAAAGAAATCGTGGATCCAAGTTTTCTGGAACTTGTAAGGCTTGGAGTAAAATCAGCAGATGACCCTAAAATACTAAATACGCTGAAAGTCGTAGATGAAACAATAAAAGTCGATACGCCGAAAGGACCGTCGTGGTACAGGTATAATCATGATGGATATGGCGAGATGTCTAAGACAGAACTATATCATGGGACAGGGAAGGGAAGATTGTGGCCGCTGCTTACAGGTGAGAGAGGCATGTACGAGATTGCTGCAGGGAAAGATGCGACATCTTATGTAAAAGCCATGGAGAACTTTGCAAATGAAAGCGGCATAATATCTGAGCAAGTATGGGAAGATACTGGACTTCCTACAGATTCAGCATCACCGCTTAATTGGGCACATGCCGAATACGTAATATTATTTGCATCGAATATAGAACATAAAGTGCTTGACATGCCAGACATTGTTTATAAAAGGTATGCTTCGAAGTGA
- a CDS encoding DNA polymerase III subunit alpha, with translation MFVHLHVHSEYSLLDGSCRIKELIKRTKELGMNSIAITDHGVMYGAIDFYKEAVSYGVKPIIGCEIYVSPRSLYDKEYGIDNLNYHLILLCKNMTGYENLMKIVSKASIDGFYYKPRVDHQYLKEHSEGLIALSSCLGGEIPSYLLSDEYEKAKETAIFYNSIFGTGNFYLELQYHGLSQQEKVNAELIKLSKELNIPLAATNDVHYLNKEDHLAHEVLLCIQTGKNMDDADRMSFPTDQFYLKSPDEMYDMFSYCKEALENTVKIADMCNLEFEFNKTKLPKYEVPDGMKSDEYLRKLCMDGLYKRYPNPTDEVIERLNYELSVIEKMGYVDYFLIVWDFIKFARDNGIMTGPGRGSAAGSLVAYCLGITKIDPIKYNLLFERFLNPERVSMPDIDSDFCYERRQEVIDYVVKKYGEDRVAQIITFGTMAARAAIRDVGRALNFPYAEVDVIAKMIPFELGMTIDKAIELNPELKDKYENDEKIRQLIDISRSLEGLPRHASTHAAGVVISSEPLVKYVPLQKNEGSIVTQFTMTTLEELGLLKMDFLGLRTLTVIRDTLDIVKETRGIDVDIDNIDFEDKEVYALISRGDTEGVFQLESSGMKQFMTELKPEKLEDVIAGISLYRPGPMDQIPRYIENKNHPENIKYEHPLLRPILDVTYGCMVYQEQVMQIVRDLAGYSLGRSDLVRRAMAKKKMKVMEEERKNFIYGIKDENGNYIVPGAVNKGVDEDTANRLFDEMIDFANYAFNKSHAAAYAVVAFQTAYLKRYYPVEFMAALLNSFVDNTDKVAFYVQVLKKMGIQVLPPDINESYSYFTVANGKIRFGLAAVKNVGLNATLEIVEDRKKNGRYTSIIDFFERIDEMQLNKKAVESLIKSGAFDSFGVYRSQLLAVYEGIMESIHRSRERNIKGQISLFESDAESYKIDYSLPDIKEFSKDVILSMEKETMGLYISGHPLDEYQDDIRRIANCTTRDLKNSDDSFAKKTAFDDQDVVLVGIVESKKIKFTKNNNMMAFVNLADLYGTIEVIVFPAVYERYSKFLSEDLPVVVKGKVSLREDEEPKILCDEVKPLTHMIREKLWLNVKEQKDVEKIKGILVKYRGNIPVFIRYANKNLAAQKDLWVNGANELLDELASVLGEENVKIV, from the coding sequence ATGTTTGTACATTTGCACGTTCACAGCGAATACAGCCTTCTCGATGGTTCATGTAGGATAAAAGAGCTTATAAAGAGGACGAAAGAGCTTGGAATGAATTCCATAGCTATTACGGACCACGGCGTCATGTACGGTGCCATAGATTTTTACAAAGAGGCCGTATCTTATGGTGTAAAACCTATAATTGGGTGTGAAATTTACGTCTCTCCAAGGTCTTTGTACGATAAAGAATACGGCATAGATAATTTGAATTATCATCTGATTTTGCTGTGCAAAAACATGACTGGATATGAAAATTTGATGAAAATTGTCTCAAAGGCATCTATCGATGGTTTTTACTATAAACCGAGGGTTGATCATCAATACTTAAAAGAACACAGCGAAGGCTTAATAGCGCTTAGCTCATGTCTTGGCGGTGAAATACCATCGTATCTCCTTTCTGATGAATATGAAAAAGCTAAAGAGACTGCTATTTTTTATAACTCCATTTTTGGGACAGGCAATTTTTATCTTGAGCTTCAATACCATGGTTTAAGCCAGCAGGAAAAAGTAAATGCGGAATTGATAAAACTTTCAAAAGAGCTAAACATACCTCTCGCGGCCACAAATGATGTTCATTATCTTAATAAAGAGGATCATTTGGCACATGAAGTCCTTTTGTGCATTCAGACAGGCAAGAACATGGATGATGCTGATAGGATGTCATTTCCGACAGATCAATTTTATCTAAAATCCCCTGATGAGATGTATGATATGTTTTCGTATTGCAAGGAAGCTTTGGAGAATACCGTAAAAATTGCCGATATGTGCAATCTGGAATTTGAATTTAATAAGACTAAGCTTCCAAAGTATGAAGTGCCAGATGGCATGAAGTCAGATGAATACTTGAGAAAACTTTGCATGGATGGGTTGTATAAAAGGTATCCAAATCCAACCGATGAAGTGATAGAAAGGTTAAACTACGAGCTTTCTGTAATAGAAAAAATGGGATATGTTGATTACTTCTTAATCGTGTGGGATTTTATTAAATTTGCCCGCGACAATGGAATAATGACTGGTCCTGGGAGAGGCTCGGCTGCTGGGAGCCTTGTGGCATACTGCCTCGGCATAACAAAGATTGATCCTATAAAGTACAATCTCCTTTTTGAAAGATTTTTAAACCCTGAAAGAGTAAGCATGCCAGATATAGACTCTGATTTTTGCTATGAAAGAAGACAAGAGGTAATTGATTATGTAGTCAAAAAGTATGGAGAAGACAGAGTGGCTCAAATAATAACATTTGGTACGATGGCTGCAAGGGCTGCCATAAGAGATGTTGGCCGTGCTTTAAACTTTCCTTACGCTGAAGTTGATGTCATTGCGAAAATGATACCTTTCGAACTTGGAATGACTATAGATAAAGCAATTGAATTAAATCCAGAGTTAAAAGATAAGTACGAAAATGACGAAAAGATTAGGCAGTTGATTGATATTTCAAGATCTCTTGAAGGACTTCCACGTCATGCTTCAACGCATGCTGCAGGCGTAGTTATATCAAGCGAACCGCTGGTAAAATACGTTCCATTGCAGAAAAATGAAGGTTCTATTGTCACGCAGTTTACGATGACGACTTTGGAAGAATTAGGCCTTTTAAAGATGGATTTTTTGGGTTTAAGGACACTTACTGTCATAAGAGACACTTTAGATATTGTAAAAGAGACCAGAGGGATAGATGTTGACATAGACAATATTGACTTTGAAGATAAAGAAGTTTATGCATTAATAAGCAGAGGCGATACTGAAGGTGTATTTCAATTAGAATCATCTGGAATGAAACAGTTTATGACAGAGCTAAAGCCAGAAAAGCTGGAAGATGTAATAGCAGGTATATCGCTTTATAGACCTGGTCCAATGGATCAAATACCCAGATACATAGAAAATAAAAATCACCCTGAAAACATAAAATATGAACATCCGCTTCTAAGGCCAATTCTTGATGTCACTTATGGCTGCATGGTTTATCAGGAGCAAGTTATGCAGATAGTGAGGGATTTGGCAGGGTACTCGTTGGGAAGGTCTGACTTGGTTCGCCGTGCCATGGCGAAGAAGAAAATGAAGGTTATGGAGGAAGAGAGGAAGAACTTCATCTATGGAATCAAAGATGAAAATGGCAATTACATCGTACCAGGAGCTGTAAACAAAGGTGTTGATGAAGATACGGCCAACAGGCTTTTTGACGAAATGATTGATTTTGCCAATTATGCATTCAATAAATCTCACGCTGCAGCTTATGCTGTTGTGGCTTTTCAAACGGCGTATTTAAAGAGATACTATCCTGTTGAATTCATGGCTGCATTGCTTAATAGCTTTGTTGACAATACGGATAAAGTGGCTTTCTATGTACAAGTTCTAAAAAAGATGGGTATACAAGTTTTGCCACCGGATATAAACGAAAGCTATTCCTACTTTACCGTCGCCAATGGCAAAATCAGATTTGGTCTTGCTGCTGTTAAAAACGTCGGCTTAAACGCTACATTAGAAATTGTAGAGGACAGAAAGAAAAACGGCAGATATACATCTATCATAGATTTCTTTGAGAGAATAGACGAAATGCAATTAAACAAGAAAGCCGTTGAAAGTCTCATAAAATCTGGTGCATTTGATTCATTTGGCGTCTACAGATCTCAATTATTAGCAGTTTACGAAGGCATAATGGAAAGCATTCATAGAAGCAGAGAGAGGAATATAAAAGGGCAGATATCATTATTTGAAAGCGATGCGGAAAGCTATAAAATCGATTATTCGCTTCCAGACATCAAAGAATTTTCTAAAGACGTAATACTTTCTATGGAAAAAGAAACTATGGGGCTTTATATTAGCGGACATCCACTTGATGAATATCAAGACGATATACGAAGAATAGCAAATTGTACAACGAGGGACTTGAAAAATAGCGATGACTCATTTGCAAAAAAAACGGCCTTTGATGATCAAGATGTTGTTTTGGTAGGGATTGTAGAAAGCAAGAAAATAAAGTTTACAAAAAACAATAATATGATGGCTTTTGTAAATCTTGCAGATCTGTACGGTACCATCGAAGTCATCGTATTTCCTGCTGTGTACGAAAGATACTCAAAATTTTTAAGTGAAGATTTGCCTGTTGTAGTAAAAGGCAAAGTAAGTTTAAGGGAAGATGAAGAGCCAAAGATTTTATGCGATGAAGTTAAGCCGCTTACACACATGATACGAGAAAAATTGTGGCTTAATGTGAAGGAACAAAAGGATGTGGAAAAGATTAAAGGAATTTTAGTCAAATACAGAGGAAACATTCCTGTTTTTATAAGATATGCAAATAAAAATCTGGCAGCTCAAAAAGATCTTTGGGTAAATGGTGCAAATGAGCTTTTGGACGAACTTGCAAGTGTACTTGGAGAAGAAAATGTTAAAATTGTATAA